The Terriglobales bacterium genome includes the window CCGGAGAGGTTACCCTCTCTGGTTCAGGAACCGAGGCCCAGCGCGTGGTCAGGCGAGGCGCCTATGGGTGGTGAACAAGGCGGGACCGGGACGATGGAAGCGCGGGTGCATCCGCGCTGGCCCACCGACCTGGAAGTGCTCTACGGGGCCCGGCAACTGGCGCGCGGCCGCGCCCTGGACATCAGCGAGCGCGGCATCGGCTTCACGGGGGGCGTCAGCTATCCCGTGGGCAGCGACATCGAGATCCACTTCCGCCAGGGGGCGCCG containing:
- a CDS encoding PilZ domain-containing protein → MGGEQGGTGTMEARVHPRWPTDLEVLYGARQLARGRALDISERGIGFTGGVSYPVGSDIEIHFRQGAPVEWFKARGVVRHCGRDRMGAEFVGLGMFDRTRIQEMIHRGMTGRGGNA